The DNA region CAAATAAGCTAGCTGGCCCAAAATCATAAAGGTATGGAGGACTGTCAAACATGTAAAACTGAGATACGTCAACAGTGGCTCCTGACAATGATTCTGACTCCCTTAAATTGCCACCTGACGACCACAATGAAGTATCACCTGATTGGGGCGGTCTCAAGAGAAGAGGATGCTGGAGGCTTCCATCAGTATTCGTTCGTTCAAAAGACCTGCTTGTCTGCCTACGTCTCTCAAAACCTAAAGTTCTTCTAAGGCCAAAGAGATCATCCACATTTACACCTTCAAAGGGTTCAGAAGGAACATCAACTAGGCCACCTCCAGACTGGCCAACCTGCAGATGATGAAAACCATCCAAGGCCTCCCTCCATCTTACCTCTATGACTTGATTCTCATGATAATCCTCATCGTCATCATCAACCATGTCATCATTGTAGTCATCTCCGAATCCAGCATCTTCATGATCATCCACATCAGTGTCTGCAAGTGACATCAGACCAGTTCCATCTTCAGCAATATCCTCATCTTCGTCCTCACCATCATCCTCCTCATCTTCCTCTTCACCTTCACCTCCCAtgtcatcatcttcatcaccaACATCCTCATCAGTCCGGTTTTCAACATGAAATTCCATATTTATCTGATTGTGAGTATGCATTAGATCACCTTCTTCCATCTCATCACCTGTAAATTCCATTGCAAGCTCCACAGTTGGGTTTGTAACTTGAGCCCCTTCACCCTCAACCCTCACATCTCCATCAGTTAATCTATCTACATCATTAACATTATTTATTTCAGAGTGCCCAGCTGCATCGCCAGGGTTGGGTTCATCAGGCCCCACATCACTGGCTTCCTGCTCACAGATTCGGTTTTCATTATGCTGTATGGTATCGTTGGCTGACACGTTAGCTATCTGGTCATCAGATCTTCCTTGTGAACCTGTCGACTTCTTTTTATTCTGGACATCAGATTTACATTGCTCATTTGCATTAGCCGCCCGAGTTAAACTTTCCAAAGCCTTCAGAATGAGATTTACAATTTTAGGAGCATCTGGATGGTCCAAATCAATAGCCTGAAGAATGCTGGACAAACATGGAACAATTCCTCCATCTATCATGCCTCGTGCAATGTCAGGTGAATAGCCAGAAACAGACATGGTGCTTGAGGAAGAATTCTTTGACAAAACAGAATAGACCAATTCCACATACGATAAAACCCTTTTATCTGGCAGTAAAATGGTTTGATGAGAGACGCTGCTACCCACTTTGAAAAACAATGATAATGCCTTCACCAGCTCACTAATAACTCGCCTACGCCCTTCACTTGAACGTCCACACAAGACTACCAGAAACCATGAAGCCTTTTCGGATAATTTATCCTTCAAATCACCAGTTCCATCAGATCTATCAGAGGACAGAGGAAGAAGCTTATGTATCACATGGTGTACAACACCACCTTGCCCAGAAGAATCAGGCTGAGAAGCAACTCGCATTTGAGAAATGTCTGAATCCCGTCTCAACACAATAGTAATTGCATGAACATACATCAGAAGAATATCACTCAGCAATTTAAGAACAAAAATCACCTTAGCAAGAGATGCTGATTTTCCAGGTTGGATATCTGAAGTTCCCTTAGTTGCCTCATCAACCTTAGATTTACCCTTTACGTTTGCAGCAGGTTCATCTGTCTCCATGGCTGTTACATAGCTTGAACAGTCTTCTTCCTGGCTCTGGCCATTAGAACAAGGGAATTGCAATATAATTTCAAGAAGTTGATCTATCACTTGAACAAGATTTGAAGGAatctttttgtgattttttgttCCTTTTCCTGACCCATCCAGGACCTTTGTTTCAGGTATACGAATAGACTCATTAGATGATACCCCAACCTCAACACCAGTTACTTTAAATCTGTCCTTTTCTTTGTCTTTCTCCTTGGCTAAAACCACAACAGTCCTCCCTGCGGATGACTCCAGCTGACAAACTGCTGCTGCAGCCTTTGTGAATGTCACCGGATCTCTAGAAATGACAGGTGCCATTGATGTCAAAAATATGCGAGTGGGTATACGTCCAGCATGGCGACCTCCAACTAGAGTTTGGCGAATCTCTAGTTCCATGGCAGTTTGCAGAGTTTGAGGATCTTCCAACAAATGCCTAATGATTGCAGATGCCAGAGAGTCATAACCAGGAAAGAAACAAGATCTTGGAAGATCAAGTAGAGCAGCCATGCCTCCGGTTTCAAGAAATTGCATGGCCAGCACATGTGTTTTGGTCAAGCGAGCAGATAAATGTAAAACAGCCTGCATTATTACAGCAGGAACCTTCTTTTTTAGCATCTCACATGCAATTTCAAGTACAACATGACATTCGTCCATGGAAAGATAACCAGTTGACTTTCCAAATATTTTCTGAAAACCAACGACAGACGCATCCTCAAAAGCACTGGATGACAACTTTTTCTCAACGCCAAGTTGTGAAGCTTCTACAGAAGCCTGCTCTCCAGATGAAGTAGATAATGGACCAGTTGAAGATACTCCTGCATGCTCCGCAGAAAATTTGGGCTTGGACTGCAACAAGTTATCCAGTATAAGCAGCAACGCACTCGTGGTTTTCGTGGTCAAAGCATTCTTCTCAAAATCGCTGGTTCCTAAACTCTTCAAAATATCAATAGCAACTGAGACGATTCCATCATGGGCAACAATTTCTCGAGCATCTGAATCTTCCGCAAGTAGCAATGCCAAAATGTGTGATATAGACGATATAGCACTCGCCTCCTTTGACAAATCTGATGAACAAAGCTTCAGCTGCTGAATCAGATAACAGGCAACTTTAAGACGGTCCTCACCCTTGTTTCGGTTGCAAAGAGTTGAAAGTAGATCAGTTAAAGGGAATGCCAAAGAATCTCCACTATGAAACAACTTCATAGCAGTTCCAAGAATATCATCAACAGGAGGGGCCTTCATCTGCCCCTCTTCTTCCACAACATCAACCGTTTTCTCAACATTATCAACCTTAGATGTTTCAGTTGAACTCCCTAATGACAAGGCAAGGGCCTGTGCTAAGTCATCATCGTCGTGCACAGGATCTTCAGCATGAGTGCACAACCAATCCATGGCCATCTCCACACTATTACTCTCCACTCGTCTAAGAGCCTCCTCTGCTCTAGCCCTTGAGAATCCCATCTCAACAATGGTAGCAATAGTAGTTTCATCAGGTGGTGGAGCTACACGCTGGTTTGAACTTCCTGTCACAACACTGCGATTACGTTTCATGTCCCCAACTCCAGAATATATATGGGCAACAAGTGAAAGAACAGAAGTAATGAAAGTAGCACCACAATAAGGAAACATGGGGTGATTCCAAACAGGAAGTATCACATCAAGAGCTTGGGACTGGAGCATGCGGACAAAAACTTCTGGATCTCTGGGAACAGGAAACAACCCAATCGACAGGCCTACAGCAACTGGCTGAACAAGCAACTGAGACTGGGATGGAGTAGCTGGAGAGAGAAGTAGTGACGAATTGACAAAGTACTCCAGAAGACGACAGTAACACTGCAAAGTATCAAGCAACCATGAGTTGCACTCCAGTTTTCCTTCACCTGCCTTAACTGTGTCAGTATCAGATAATGGAAAAGAGTGAGGTGGTGACCACAATAACTGACTGGTGGCTTCAAAAGTGGTTAGAAGTTCCTTAAAGGCACCACTGACGTAAAAGTTATTCACCATTGCAGTGAAGCATATACGGCGCCTGTTGTCATATGTAAGAGCTGCCATATCATGCACTACTTTTCCAAGATAACGACATTTCACAGAAAGTGACATATTATGCTCTGCTTCACTAGAATACCCTGAAAAGCTAAGGACATCCAGAAAATTTTTTGCTACAACAGTCCCGATGTTCTTTGCAACAGAACTCATTGACGCAGAATCAGCTCTACGACGATTTGGTATACTTACACCCTTTATGAGTGCGGTGTAAAAAGAACGCATTGTACCAGAAAGCTTAGAGAGAATTTCAGATGCGAGGATATCAGGGCTCTTCTTCTTGTGCTCTTGTGAGGAGGAAGGCTCATGCGTATTCGCTGTAACTTCTGAGTCCATGTGAAAAGAATCTAAGTGGCGGCCAGTCCTTCCACCTCTTATACGTGTCAATCCATGTCGATTACGACGACTCAACCCCTCACCAGAGCGAATAACTGACAAAAAATCACGGGCTCCAGCCCATGGTGGCTGAGAACCACTCCTGTTACTAACTGGATTCATATATCTGACCACAGGAATGTTTACATCTTCGTCGCTTTCCCTGCCAGTAGCAGTGGAAGATGATACATCAGCATTTACATTTTCTAATTCAACATTTTGCTTCTGTTCCACCTTGGTATCACAGGACAAAGAGATCTGCCAAATGACATCCCTATATACCCTACCAATATCTTTCAACACATCAGCATCCCCAGCACCAAGCTCTGAGACAATTGCAGACCCTTTTAGCAAGCAATTTGTAAGGGACAGAATGCCTTCCAAACTTGAAAGACATCTCAGtactttaatttgttttgcatatTCCAGATTAACAAGAAAAGTTCCCTGCATTTCGTCCAATACTTCAAAAGTTGCAACCAAACGCTCCCTCAAAAATGAACACACAGCCTTTGCCAGAGAAGCAGAATGCTGTgctgaaaaatttttaaaagcaaCAGAAACACTCTGACCAACTGAAACTGATACGGGCAATAATGGCAAAGTAAACATCTGTAGAACAGCTTCAATTCCTCTCTTTTCAATGAATAGGCGGCAAGCATCAGAGTTCTGAAGAATACTCTCAAGAAGACGACAAGTGTTGCTGACACAATCTGGAAGATAAGACTCCAAATTTACTACAGTAGCATCAGACAAAAGATCTATTTGACCAGAATTCTCTATCTTTGGTAAATCCTTCTCATCAAGTGAAGACAGGCTTTGAATATCTGAATCGGTCTCCATTGGCACAGGGGCCGGACAGGCTGAAGATTCAACTGATGATGTCGAAGCTTCATCAGCAGACCCAAGttttaaaattgtatttaaaatttcaataagCATATCAACCCCAGACCCACGCAATGAGGTAGCATGGCGCATGAGTTCATCCAGTCCACTAGACAAGGACCCAGGAGTATCCCCAGCTAAGGCACGTAAATATGCTCTTGAAGTAAATATCTTAACAAAACAACTCAAGGCATTGCGATCTTTCACAGCCTGAAGACCATTGTTGTTTAAGCACAAGGCATCAAGGCACTGAGGTATACATGTTATGGCATCTGCAGAGCAAAGTACACCATCCATTATAGCATCCATGAAGGCAGATGGTAGGCCAGCAGCATCTAAAACAGAAAAACATGTAGGGTCCTTATGAATAAGATCACTCATAAGAGTAGCAGCAAGGGAGAACACCCCACCACCAAAATCTTTTGCTCTTCGAAATATAATGCATAAGCATTGGGGTAACAGGCTCTCCTCAGAACCATAGATACGATCAGTGCTCCCAGGTGCATAGGTACCAAGGGAAATAGCACGGAGTAAAGCTTTCATCAAAAGACGTCTATGATAAGCAAGCAAGGAGTCCGAGTAAAGGGGTTGAATGTCATCTAATATAGATGATGTACCCATTATTATGTCGGTACTCATCCTGTTACCCTCAGAATCTCCACATGATTGCTGCATACCATTCTCTACGACAGATATTTCAATCTTGAGACGATTAATAGTATCATCTAATCCCCCCAAGTCTCTAAATAACGCAGCAGCTGGATTACTATAATCCATGAAAGCCTCAAGTACATGAACAGCAGTACCAACTAAATGCAGGTGTTGTGGATCTGTATCCTTAAGAAGGGGCAGAAGAGTTGGTATAAATCCTGCCTCACGCATTGCAGAACAACCAGATGATGAAGACACCAGAACAGTAACGAGTGATAAGAGAGCCTCAGCAAAGACGACAGACCACTTAGAAGAACCATTTGAAACCGCGTCAATTGCCTTCTGCATGAGGCTAGAGAGTATTCCCCGCTGTCCACCGGATGTCACAGCAGTAAGAACGGAAGGCTGGCGAGACCTATCTTGAGAAAGAGCAACTAGAGATCGGAGACTCAAAATTCGGATCTTTTCTGGAATTGAATCCTCGAAACTTAGGAGTGAGACCAACTCATTGGTAAATTCAGGTTCATTTGTAAAAAAAGACGCCAACTCCTCAGCATCACTGCTTCCTTGAACAACAACCATAAAAGCATACAGCCGAATGCAAGTATACTGTTGCCGAGAAGCTAAACTATCAAAAGCCCTTGCAAACCGAAGTCTAGTGAGTAATGAAAACCTAAGATTAGGAGGAACTCCATATTCTTTGATTAGCATATTCAAAAGCTCAAGATCAGATTCTCTTCGGCTGTTAACATTCGGCAAATGAATAATTTGAAGACCTCCTGTAGCTCCACCTTCTTCAGATGATTCAACCACTTTAAAGAATTCAAAATGCAAGGTACACCCTAATGCTTTTGCAGCATGGTCGCACCCATTATCCAATGCACAAGCAGTCAGCCCAAGTCCTGCTTCTTTGCCACCCCAGCCTTGTGCAAAAGCCAGCAACCTAGAACTCAGAGAAGCATCTCTAATTGAAAACTTTCCAACAGACTTTTTCATTACAGTAGCCAGAGTCTGCAGGCTAGCTTCAACAACATCAACATCAGCAGAAGCCAGCAAAGACGACAGATGCTGAAATACAGAAAAGcaacaaaaataatcaatacATCAAATTCAGTAAGACACGAGTCAAcccaaaaaagtaaaaattaccTCATAATAACTAAGGAAATGTTTGTTTGTGCAGTTCTCCAAAATAATCCGCATAACACGGAGTATCTGTAGAACAGCTTCTTTTGGGAAAGGAGGATCACAACCAAAAAATTCATCCTCAAGATGTAAATCTTTCCTAGATTTAATGTGCTTCTCAAAATATGAATCAAAGTGAACAAAAAGATCCACCCAATGGTGGAAGTCCCCCTGAAACAACAAGCCAGAAGACATCAGCAAAAGAAAGAGATAGAACAATGTGAAATCATTGGGCAAAGAATTGTCTACACACCTTATCAAAGTCCCATATAAAACCTTTTAGGGGCTCCTGTATATTCTCAAGGGGAGTAGACGTCACAGTATTTATGAAAGACCTTATCTTCGGTGGCTGCATTATGCGTAGAGCACAGAAAGCAAGAGTAACCATCTCCAtgataaaaacacaaaatataaaaagtacaGGACCATGGAAGTGTAACAATATTAGCAAGAAGTTTTACACAAACCATGAAACCACTACTACTAGACATCCATATCATGATCAGAAAAACGTGTGGGGTGAAAACATATAAAGTCTAATACACTGCCTTCTTAAGATAAATATTAACAATCACAAGGACCCTGAAAAAAGTGTAACTACAAGCAAGCAAAATACAGCTTAATGTCACCCTCAAGGCCTAGATTGTAGGAAAGGCTACATTTTCAACAGCTAAAAACAGTTTTCCAACTAGCCAGATCTTGGCTTAAAAAAGACTGACAATGACCAAAAAAGTGTTCAGAATTCAAATAAGCT from Amaranthus tricolor cultivar Red isolate AtriRed21 chromosome 3, ASM2621246v1, whole genome shotgun sequence includes:
- the LOC130808034 gene encoding E3 ubiquitin-protein ligase UPL1, whose translation is MKLKRRRASEVPPKIRSFINTVTSTPLENIQEPLKGFIWDFDKGDFHHWVDLFVHFDSYFEKHIKSRKDLHLEDEFFGCDPPFPKEAVLQILRVMRIILENCTNKHFLSYYEHLSSLLASADVDVVEASLQTLATVMKKSVGKFSIRDASLSSRLLAFAQGWGGKEAGLGLTACALDNGCDHAAKALGCTLHFEFFKVVESSEEGGATGGLQIIHLPNVNSRRESDLELLNMLIKEYGVPPNLRFSLLTRLRFARAFDSLASRQQYTCIRLYAFMVVVQGSSDAEELASFFTNEPEFTNELVSLLSFEDSIPEKIRILSLRSLVALSQDRSRQPSVLTAVTSGGQRGILSSLMQKAIDAVSNGSSKWSVVFAEALLSLVTVLVSSSSGCSAMREAGFIPTLLPLLKDTDPQHLHLVGTAVHVLEAFMDYSNPAAALFRDLGGLDDTINRLKIEISVVENGMQQSCGDSEGNRMSTDIIMGTSSILDDIQPLYSDSLLAYHRRLLMKALLRAISLGTYAPGSTDRIYGSEESLLPQCLCIIFRRAKDFGGGVFSLAATLMSDLIHKDPTCFSVLDAAGLPSAFMDAIMDGVLCSADAITCIPQCLDALCLNNNGLQAVKDRNALSCFVKIFTSRAYLRALAGDTPGSLSSGLDELMRHATSLRGSGVDMLIEILNTILKLGSADEASTSSVESSACPAPVPMETDSDIQSLSSLDEKDLPKIENSGQIDLLSDATVVNLESYLPDCVSNTCRLLESILQNSDACRLFIEKRGIEAVLQMFTLPLLPVSVSVGQSVSVAFKNFSAQHSASLAKAVCSFLRERLVATFEVLDEMQGTFLVNLEYAKQIKVLRCLSSLEGILSLTNCLLKGSAIVSELGAGDADVLKDIGRVYRDVIWQISLSCDTKVEQKQNVELENVNADVSSSTATGRESDEDVNIPVVRYMNPVSNRSGSQPPWAGARDFLSVIRSGEGLSRRNRHGLTRIRGGRTGRHLDSFHMDSEVTANTHEPSSSQEHKKKSPDILASEILSKLSGTMRSFYTALIKGVSIPNRRRADSASMSSVAKNIGTVVAKNFLDVLSFSGYSSEAEHNMSLSVKCRYLGKVVHDMAALTYDNRRRICFTAMVNNFYVSGAFKELLTTFEATSQLLWSPPHSFPLSDTDTVKAGEGKLECNSWLLDTLQCYCRLLEYFVNSSLLLSPATPSQSQLLVQPVAVGLSIGLFPVPRDPEVFVRMLQSQALDVILPVWNHPMFPYCGATFITSVLSLVAHIYSGVGDMKRNRSVVTGSSNQRVAPPPDETTIATIVEMGFSRARAEEALRRVESNSVEMAMDWLCTHAEDPVHDDDDLAQALALSLGSSTETSKVDNVEKTVDVVEEEGQMKAPPVDDILGTAMKLFHSGDSLAFPLTDLLSTLCNRNKGEDRLKVACYLIQQLKLCSSDLSKEASAISSISHILALLLAEDSDAREIVAHDGIVSVAIDILKSLGTSDFEKNALTTKTTSALLLILDNLLQSKPKFSAEHAGVSSTGPLSTSSGEQASVEASQLGVEKKLSSSAFEDASVVGFQKIFGKSTGYLSMDECHVVLEIACEMLKKKVPAVIMQAVLHLSARLTKTHVLAMQFLETGGMAALLDLPRSCFFPGYDSLASAIIRHLLEDPQTLQTAMELEIRQTLVGGRHAGRIPTRIFLTSMAPVISRDPVTFTKAAAAVCQLESSAGRTVVVLAKEKDKEKDRFKVTGVEVGVSSNESIRIPETKVLDGSGKGTKNHKKIPSNLVQVIDQLLEIILQFPCSNGQSQEEDCSSYVTAMETDEPAANVKGKSKVDEATKGTSDIQPGKSASLAKVIFVLKLLSDILLMYVHAITIVLRRDSDISQMRVASQPDSSGQGGVVHHVIHKLLPLSSDRSDGTGDLKDKLSEKASWFLVVLCGRSSEGRRRVISELVKALSLFFKVGSSVSHQTILLPDKRVLSYVELVYSVLSKNSSSSTMSVSGYSPDIARGMIDGGIVPCLSSILQAIDLDHPDAPKIVNLILKALESLTRAANANEQCKSDVQNKKKSTGSQGRSDDQIANVSANDTIQHNENRICEQEASDVGPDEPNPGDAAGHSEINNVNDVDRLTDGDVRVEGEGAQVTNPTVELAMEFTGDEMEEGDLMHTHNQINMEFHVENRTDEDVGDEDDDMGGEGEEEDEEDDGEDEDEDIAEDGTGLMSLADTDVDDHEDAGFGDDYNDDMVDDDDEDYHENQVIEVRWREALDGFHHLQVGQSGGGLVDVPSEPFEGVNVDDLFGLRRTLGFERRRQTSRSFERTNTDGSLQHPLLLRPPQSGDTSLWSSGGNLRESESLSGATVDVSQFYMFDSPPYLYDFGPASLFGDRSGGTAPPPLTDYSVGMDSSQLSGRRGPGDGRWADDGQPQAGNQASAIAQAVEEVFVSVLHGSSTTNSPLEQPPQNTMQPEPQVVAGHNSESNLEMEGDPLHGLSTEEIRNGDSEGQQPNHEDFVDVQDHVNVHPVAESMVAYESEFLSNNPTLHSMESRNNIDPCDLSRTGVEPLPSSVDPENELHDDQVQAPLIDASSRTDSQLNNDVNSSEQAMFNQVDHLLAVSASPNVVMNVADGEPIQTNQFLPASESNEPVADQNVSVSNAMDADHVETNVNEPPVPNAIDPTFLEALPEDLRAEVLASQQSQTTQPPTYTPPSIEDIDPEFLAALPPEIQAEVLAQQRAQRLAQQNEGQPAEMDNASIIATLPADIREEVLLTSSEAVLSALPSPLLAEAQMLRDRAMSHYQARSLFGSSHRLTHHRNGLMDRSVGVTVGRRTGAALSDVLKVKEVEGEPLLDEYALKALIRLLRLAKPLGKGLLQRLLLNLCAHSHIRTTLIHLLLEMIKPEAEGTAGSLSIDNPQRLYGCPSNVVYGQSQLGGLPPLVLRRVLEILNYLATNHSAVANTLFYSEQSLLPESSQRFTESKKGKEKVGDTGVPQNSSQESKEGRIPLILMLKLLNQPLFRRSIAHVEQVMGLLQVVVYTAASRLERQSIPEQIIDDPQNPTSKAPDEVRSDDALVKTDTRQQDKVDNPEASTSDRQAGHNIYDIFTQLPISDLRNLSRLLGYEGLSDKVYMLAGEVLKKLASVAACHRKFFTQELSDLAQDLSSAAVSELTTLKNTRMMGLSAGSMAGAAMLRVLQALSSLISNSVDGIDLQGSDEEEEHVILLKLNSALESLWQELSNCISTTELELGQSTVSPIVAAMSVGDAVVGPSLSSPPLPPGTQRLLPFIESFFVLCEKLQTSNSFVQQDQTNVTAQEVKESAESSSSTPTKCGGDSQRRIDSSVMFSKFADKHRRLLNAFIRQNPGLLEKSLSMMLKAPRLIDFDNKRAYFRSRIRQQHEQHLAGSLRISVRRAYVLEDSYNQLRMRSNQDLKGRLNVQFQGEEGIDAGGLTREWYQLLSRVIFDKGALLFTTVGNNATFQPNPNSVYQTEHLSYFKFVGRVVAKALFDGQLLDVYFTRSFYKHILGVKVTYHDIEAVDPDYYKNLKWMLENDVSDIPDLTFSMDADEEKLILYEKTQVTDYELKPGGRNLRVTEETKHEYVDLVADHILTNAIRPQINSFLEGFNELVPRELISIFNDKELELLISGLPEIDLDDLKANTEYTGYTAASNVIQWFWEVVNSFSKEDMARFLQFVTGTSKVPLEGFKALQGISGPQRFQIHKAYGAPERLPSAHTCFNQLDLPEYSSKEQLQDRLLLAIHEASEGFGFG